Proteins co-encoded in one Pseudomonadota bacterium genomic window:
- a CDS encoding YceI family protein has product MRGRRSVFIASGLLLGLWGCKDPAAGKPKAEVSEPAHAEAPAPAAEPAAAAAGAAEMATLAFSGEDSSIAFVGSKVTGSHDGKFHKFTGTIELPKDGPLEKGHVSLEIQMASVEADAKKLTGHLQTGDFFLVEQHPTATFHSTSVKKAETDGATHTVTGDLTLRGTKKSITFPAKISKEGDAVSIAAEFSINRKDFGIVYAGKPDDLIRDNVLIKLAIKATPKPS; this is encoded by the coding sequence ATGAGAGGAAGACGTTCCGTATTCATCGCGTCCGGCCTGCTTCTAGGCTTGTGGGGGTGCAAGGATCCAGCGGCTGGAAAGCCCAAAGCCGAAGTATCCGAGCCAGCCCATGCCGAGGCTCCGGCACCGGCCGCCGAGCCGGCAGCGGCTGCCGCCGGAGCCGCCGAGATGGCCACCCTGGCCTTCTCGGGCGAAGACTCCAGCATCGCCTTCGTGGGATCCAAGGTCACGGGCAGCCACGATGGCAAGTTCCACAAATTCACGGGCACCATCGAGCTTCCCAAGGATGGGCCGCTGGAAAAGGGCCACGTCTCGCTCGAGATTCAGATGGCCTCGGTCGAGGCGGATGCAAAGAAGCTGACCGGGCACCTGCAAACCGGCGATTTCTTTCTTGTGGAGCAACACCCCACCGCGACCTTCCACTCGACCTCGGTGAAGAAGGCCGAAACCGACGGGGCGACCCACACGGTCACAGGCGATCTGACCTTGCGCGGCACCAAGAAGTCGATCACGTTTCCCGCGAAAATCAGCAAGGAGGGCGACGCGGTCAGCATCGCCGCCGAGTTCTCGATCAACCGCAAGGATTTCGGCATCGTCTACGCTGGCAAGCCCGACGATCTCATCCGCGACAACGTCCTGATCAAACTCGCCATCAAGGCGACGCCGAAGCCAAGCTAG